The Coffea arabica cultivar ET-39 chromosome 8e, Coffea Arabica ET-39 HiFi, whole genome shotgun sequence genome window below encodes:
- the LOC113704647 gene encoding uncharacterized protein: MVFDSIWHPQIPLKISFFMLRLLLERLPLPDRLCKLGLHLPSKCFCCDSASEESIEHLFSKGHIASTVWNYFGASCGLTFPGSSLHSRIVGWWLHSYDSEIQRFIGRILPSIVCWQIWKARNKALFEDVHMRSPAICLAISLEIHTIVEIYFKQVFKAHSFYHLYDWPYSSHTYVTYKLVRWEPKETGRFTLNTNGCSKGNPGLGGGGGVLRDSLGIPLIGFSAYLGETTCLSAEARALLIGIQTCIHRGFENLYIQSDSLVLIGILQKRIHCPWKIRREIRQIWQFVEDPDRFSHCYREANTVADALSNVSVSHPEHQLKLYDSFHMFPTMARGAIRLDRLGMPSIQKIKRIKG; the protein is encoded by the coding sequence ATGGTTTTTGATAGCATTTGGCATCCTCAAATCCCACTCAAAATTTCATTCTTCATGTTAAGATTGTTGCTGGAGAGGCTGCCTTTACCAGATAGGTTATGTAAACTTGGTTTACATTTACCATCAAAGTGTTTCTGCTGTGATTCCGCATCTGAGGAGTCAATTGAACATTTATTTTCCAAAGGCCATATAGCTTCAacagtttggaattattttggagcttcatgtggatTGACTTTTCCAGGCTCTTCTTTACACTCCCGTATAGTGGGTTGGTGGTTGCACTCATATGATTCAGAGATACAGCGATTCATTGGACGCATTCTTCCCAGTATAGTATGTTggcaaatttggaaagcaagaaataaagcatTATTTGAGGATGTCCATATGAGATCGCCCGCCATTTGTCTTGCCATTTCCTTGGAAATCCATACCATTGTGGAAATTTATTTCAAACAAGTTTTCAAGGCTCATTCATTCTATCATTTGTATGATTGGCCATATTCATCTCACACTTATGTCACGTACAAACTTGTTCGTTGGGAACCAAAGGAAACTGGTCGGTTTACACTAAATACCAATGGCTGTTCTAAGGGTAATCCAGGATTGGGTGGAGGAGGTGGGGTTCTTCGGGATTCACTTGGCATTCCTTTGATTGGTTTTTCGGCATATCTTGGAGAAACTACATGTCTAAGTGCGGAGGCCCGGGCTCTTCTTATTGGCATTCAAACATGCATACATAGGGGTTTTGAGAATCTCTATATTCAATCGGATTCTTTGGTATTAATTGGAATTCTTCAGAAACGTATTCACTGCCCTTGGAAGATTCGACGAGAGATTAGGCAGATTTGGCAGTTCGTGGAGGATCCTGATCGTTTTTCACATTGTTATAGGGAAGCTAACACAGTCGCTGATGCATTGTCCAATGTGAGCGTCTCTCATCCAGAGCATCAACTCAAGTTATACGACTCCTTCCACATGTTCCCAACTATGGCTCGTGGAGCAATTCGCCTCGACAGATTAGGGATGCCTTCAATTCAGAAAATTAAGCGTATAAAGGGCTGA